In the genome of Arvicola amphibius chromosome 2, mArvAmp1.2, whole genome shotgun sequence, the window TGGAAACGGGGTTCACATTCTCTGCCAATCTctctcacccctccctccctcccttcctccctcccttcctccctccctccctccccttctctctctccctcccttcctccctctctctctctctctctctctccctctccctttctcccttcctcctaccctccctccctctctctcctttctctccagagTCTTCCCGCAGGCTACTCTCCAATTCATGATTCTCCTTTTCAGCATCCTGAGTGTTGCCATTCCAGGACTGAGCCACCTAACCAGGAGTGGGTGTTAACTGAGCTAGAGACGCTGTACCTACAGGGTTGGGTGGTTTTCCTGGCTCTCtttattctagaactttggaaagTACACATATTTTGAGTGATAGCTGTCAGTTGGGCTGCTCCCATCCAGCACCACTGGTGGCATGTACAGGGACTGTGGAGTGGCTTTGGGCATGAAGCAGGCCTTCTCCAGAGTCAGGCTGAGAGCCTCTGGGTACAGCAGCTCTTCAAATTCAGCTTGCCTTTCCCATGGTTCCCCTCTAGACATCCTCAGTGGTTTAACTCTGGTGGCTGTGGGTGAATGTGATGCCCATGTTCCTGACTAGCTGTGGATTCATCCTTGTGCACTGAATACATGTGGTCGTGCCTAGGCCTTCCTTCTGGAGCTTATATAGCAAGacactataaaaagaaaagaaatgagaggggCTAGAATGTGGCTTATTCAGTAACATGCTTGCCACAGAAGCAAGAAAGACTTGGGTTCTATCCCCCAGAATCTCATTACAAAAGCCAAGTGCGGTGGCGAgcttctgtaattccagcactgaggaggcaaaggcaagtggatcctGGGGCTCAATGGGAATTGGCCAGTGCCCGTTTTattaagagaccctgtctcaaaatggaagagtgactgaggaaggaaGGCATTCAACATCCACCTTTGTCCTCCACATGGATTTTGCATAAATTTTGCATGCATACCCACCCAGATATGTATATGCACAACactcaggcagacagacaggcagacaggcaggcaggcatgcatgcgcacacatgtgcatacacatacatacacacacacacacacacacacagagagagagagagagagaggagagagagagagagagagagagagagagagagagagagagagagagagagagagagaaccaatatGAGAAAATACAGCAGGCAAACAGGCTTTGTATTTCTGGTCCATCTATAGCCAAGCCTTCAGCTCCATATGTGTGAAGGAACTTGGGCTGCTTTCCCATCTGTGTATGTACTCCATCTCTCCTCTGACAAACAGTTGTGAGTCTGTATTTGAAATCTTCCCATGCTGATGGCAGGGATGGGAAAGACAATGTATATTGTAAGGGGCTGTGTACTGCCTATCGAGCATCCAGTAACACAGACCGGGATCCAGATAGCCACAGAACAccttcattttttctcatttttatttttcgtCAGAGGGATGGGCAGGTGACTCAGTTGGAAGAACGCTTGTTTCACAATCACAAAGACCCTAGATCAAATCCCCATTACGCTCATAAAAAGCCGAGCATGTGACCCcaacactgggggtggggagtggggtagAGATGGGTGTACCCCAGGATCTCACTGGCCTGCCAGCCTAGTTGAAACAGCAAGCTTATCtgtaagagaccctgtcccaagaaaATAAACTGGCAGGCTCTGGCTTCAGCCTTCACGTGCTAGGGGTAAAGCCTCACTCAGATGCAtgcaccacatatacacacatctcaAACACTAAATAAACCAACAAGCAGGCAAATTGAAAACTCAAACTTTTCTGACTCGGTTTCCTTTTCCATTGTAGGTTCCATTTTGGGGGCGGAGAATGCACCACACTTGTCCCTGCCTGCCAGGCTTGGCGTGTTTACGGACCTCTTTCAACCGGTTTATCTGTTTGGCCCGGAAGTGATCCCTctgaagcaggaacttgaagtgTGAACCTCCCCTGCACAATGTCTGTCAAGTCTCACTTGTGAGTGTGTCAAACAAAGAATATGCCAGAAAGAAACGCTCTCGcgtcctccacttcccaagtcaCATTttgaagtgacttttttttttctttttgaaggagAGTTTTGATTTTTGGATAGATGTAGAAAGGGCACAGCATCCTGGGACGACTTCTCATTTCCCTGTTTATGTTTTGGCTTGACATGTTTGAAGGCCAGCAACAACCGTGTTCACAAACAGGAGAATAAGAGTAGGTATCTTGTTGCAGAAGCTTCGTTTTTGTCCCTTGCTGCCCCTCTGCCCATCCTGCCGAGTGCACAGACATGCCCTCCCCCCAGAGACTCTGATGGTCCTCACTTTAGCCTAGCGTTCTAAAGTGGGGTCTCTGCAGCCAGGGCTTGCTGGTAGGCCTACCAAGGAGGCTCAAACAGCTAGCTCTGTTCTCATTTGGTAGCAAGAGGGTGAATTTGAACCAGACACTCCAGACGGCTCACTGGGAGCAGAAGTTTAAAGTGCTTCTGAGATTCTTCCTGTACCCATCTAGCCAGGGGCTTTCAGTTCTGCCGTTTAACTGCTGGGAGGACAAAATTAATGGGACACCGAAGGAATGTGGTCCGTTTTTCTAGATTTGTTGAAGCAAAAGGCGTTTTCTCCCTAATGgaatattacatttctttttcatttttttttacttgaagaTCTTTTTTTAGTCTTCGTTTTGGAGACATTCTAAGGCATGTCACTTGAGGAGGAAGCATTGACAGGAGTCATCATTTAAAAATCGGTGTTAAGTtataatttaaacttttatttgtaaTCCAAAGGTCTATTGTAATGGATCTCCTGATATCTTGCCATTTGTACTGGTATCAATATTTCTATGTAAAAAAATTCTGTATCAGAATAATGACAATACTATATAtcctttgatttattttgatattatatcCTTATTTTTGTCACGGTTGTCAACAGTTTTTATTACAAGCAGATTTCTATATAGCCCTCATCCTAAAGTGGGCAGACACCCCAAAGCTGGTGAAATCACCCTAACACTGCGTGCGTTTTAATTTCACATTCAGGGtagttgtgtttgtgtgaatttcAAGGTAGCacagaaatgtataaataaaccaTGTGTAACCATCAAAAAGGCTTTGGAGAATGAAGGGAAAGGTGACACCCAGAAGTGACTGTTAGCTGGAATGGACCTGCAGGTTTGCCCTGCAAAACCTGATGCAGCATGCATCATGCATGGCATGGCATGGGCTGGGCTATAACTGCATAGTGTTGCCGATGTGCTCTGGCCTTGAACAGTCCCCTAAATGCTGTCAGTCCGTATTGTCACAAATAAACAACATCTGAAACCGTAAGTGGAAGTGACTACACGTTTGCCCATGCCCACCCACCACGTGCTCCCCAAGGTAGACCCCAGTGCTCCATTTTCTGGTTATTTGTTCAGTTAGGGGTTACACAGGTACATCGGATATAACTTATGCCTCGGTCTAACGGGCGGCACAATTGTATGGAATCTTGGTGAACCGGTCACCACAGCTTCTCAGAGAAGCAGTTTCCATTTACTTTATGCTGGAGGAAACATCTTTAGCAAGTctgttgaaaacaaaagaatcaacTTGAACAAGGGGAATTATAGGAAAGAAATGGCCACGTCAGCAATGTGGTTAAAGTTATTTTCACATAACATGCAAGACATTTTTCAATAAGTggcaaaatgtaattttaattttaattttcaccaAAATTAAAACTGCAACTATCCCTTATATAATCTTGTTCAAAAGGCTCAAACCTAAAGGGGACAGATGGAGTCTCGGGTTCCCAACCAAGAGGACCAAAATGCCTGGAAAGTAAACAGCCGAGCTGGGTGCTCATCAGCACCTGCTGCCCCAGAGCCTTGGTGTTTGTTCTCACTCCCTTTgcttgttactttttaaaaatatttatttattatgtatacagttagccagaaaagggcaccaggcctcattacagatggttgtgagccaccatgtggttgctgggaattgaactcaggacttttgcaagagcaagcaatgctcttaaccactgagccacctctccagccccctgcttgtTACTTTTATTGTGTCTAGAGCAACACACTGTTTGGAGATTATTTTGCTAATTGACATCAAAACCAACACCCTTCAAATCACTGTTTCACATACCATGTAATCCCATTTCTCagaagttatatatttttaagtatcgctattgtgtgtgagagtgtgtgtgtatatatgaggaagggggaggggaagggggagtttGCAAggcacacttgtggaggtcagagacagctgtgtgagtcagttctctccctccaccttgaTGCAtaggctctggggatcaaactcaggtgctcaGTTTTGCACCGCAAATGCTTTAACGGGCTGGACCATCTCACCAGCCGTCAGAGGTTGTTGAGGACAGTTTTATGGTCTATACCCTGGCAACCGCATCTTGGCTCCCAGGCTGGTCCTTCATGATGTCTGGGATGCCCTAGTCCTGAAACCCAACAAGGTAAGGCAAGGTAGAGATTTCcaggttaaaacaaacaaacaaacaaacaccggtgtgtgtgtgtgtgtgtgtgtgtgtgtgtgtgtgtgtgtgtgtggtgagttcTCTCGAGTGCAAGGCAGAAACAGATCTGGTGGTGACAGCTAGTAACCAAACTCCAGCGCAGTTCTCATCTCCCCCACTGTCAGCTGAATATGGAATGTCCCCACACGTGACCACCACACACGTGACCACCCCACAAGTGACCACCGCAGGAGATGCGGCCATCGTGAGGTTTTACAGCCTGGCTCCCTGTTGTCTCTGTGTTTCCTCACTCTGGGTGCATTGCAGGCAGCAGCTTCAGACTTCTGCCACCGTGCCTAACCCTCAACGACTGACGGGAGAATCCCCTCACGCTGTGAACCTTCCGCAAGTTGTTTCTGGTCAGGGTTTTGTCATAGCGGCAGGAAGAATAACTAACACGGATTGTCATTTCTAACTGTTTAGCTTTGGatttgaaaaacatgtttttgtttgttgtttgaccAAAGGAAATGTTTGTGCCAAAACTAATTTCCCCGCAGCGGAAGGCTCAGGTTCTCGTCAGCATTTCAGTACAGCTCTTAAGGCCCTATGGTCAGAACACAATCCAATCTCTTCTCTGGTTATCATTCTGctatttcctgctttctttctccatctccaggggatgAAAGACAGGGGCTATTTTTAGCTATGACATCAGGACCCTTGCAGTGTTTTGCGTGCATCACTATAAAAGCCGCTGATAACCTTTTGTGACCTTTCCATTTTTGCATTGCCGCACATTTCAGATAATATTCTTGGAACTGCTCTTTCattggttcattatcttccctcCAATCCATTCCTTTTGCGCTTAACACCTGCACATCCTccactatgaaaaaaaaaggttgacaaataaaatatgtttgtcTATGGCAGCCATAATACTTTGAGTTACACATGCATTGTGGCTGACCTGCCCTGGGTTGCATGTATCTCACCTCATACACCTGTTCTTTAATGGGAAGACCTTGAACATCTATGTAGGGGACACAACACTAACAGCCATCCTCATTCCATACCACAGGTTTCCCTGTTAGCCTTTCTAACGCCGTCCACTGGGTCCGTAAGGGAATCGGCTTATTCTCTACGCCCACCACAGACACCAGGCGGTTTTCGGCATACACATTCCCCAAAGCTAGAGGTGCTATTAATATGTGGCTCTCTGTGTtgggggcagggtctcactatgtgtccCAAGCAGGCCTGTGAACTATCAtgttcctgctgcagcctcccaagtgccaggattacatgTGTGCTGTCGCAGAGGTTTCTTGTCCTGCCGTTGCTCTCAATCACGctgaagcttatattaattacaaacgcTCGGCTGATGTGCAGGCTTATTATGAACTTGCTTACATTTTAAGCTAACTcgtattccttatttatgctctgccacatggtggtacctttattagcatggcacattcatctcctgatccctctgtgtctggctggcaactccagactccacccttcttcccagcatcctcctagtttggttgtcctgcctatacttcctgcctggctactggccaatcagccttttattacCAATGAGagcagggactagagagatgactcacaggttaagagcatggactgctCTCTCTGtaggtcctgaattcagttcccagcaaccacatggtggctcacatccatctgtaatgagatctggtaccctcttctggcaggcatgtattcagacagaacactgtatatctaataaatctttttaaaaaaagctgggcagtggtggtgcacacctttaatcctagcactcaggaggcagaggagggagacctctgtgagtatgaggccagcctggtctacaagagctagttccaggacagactccaaagccaaagagaaaccctgtctcaaaaaacaaacaaaaaatatgaaaaaagagttAATCCTCAGCAAAATCCAAGGAAATGAAATATATTCACAAAGTATTAGGTACCCACAGCATGTCACTTATGAGTCAGAGCTGAAGCAAAGGGCCCAGTGACATTCATCACTGATGAACGACTTAGCCTCAGGGTCACACCGCTAACCAGATTCCCACAGTTGcttaaattcatatttttatcttcttgattAAAATACAAGGAATTTATGTGTGGGAGGAGGGTTTCCATGGAAGAAACTCAGGCAAACTTGGAGAAAActgtgttttgttaattttgatttgAGGAGCTGTTGAGGAGTTTCCTGGATTGCATTTCTCTACAGA includes:
- the Prok2 gene encoding prokineticin-2 isoform X3, which gives rise to MGGPRCSPLLLLLLLPPLLTPPAGDAAVITGVPFWGRRMHHTCPCLPGLACLRTSFNRFICLARK